From one Candidatus Zixiibacteriota bacterium genomic stretch:
- a CDS encoding zinc ribbon domain-containing protein, producing MPVATCQTCARVMREKADYPRGNFSSEYCSNCVDERGVLKPKSVIKENMIRYRVRNNGLSEEEATEAVDNLMRLLPAWQTVPTRR from the coding sequence ATGCCGGTTGCAACCTGTCAGACCTGCGCCCGTGTCATGCGCGAAAAGGCCGATTACCCCCGCGGCAATTTTTCATCCGAATACTGTTCGAATTGCGTGGACGAAAGAGGGGTTCTGAAACCGAAATCGGTAATAAAGGAAAATATGATCCGTTACCGTGTGCGGAACAACGGCTTAAGCGAGGAAGAGGCGACCGAGGCGGTCGATAACCTGATGAGACTTCTCCCCGCCTGGCAAACCGTGCCGACGCGGCGCTAA
- the yajC gene encoding preprotein translocase subunit YajC, translating into MITLLMFFAGGAPSDGGGGSWLATWGMLIPLFLIMYLLLIRPQRKRQKEHDKLLKELKKGDRVVTNSGMFGTIFAINDEKSIVVLKLTDEVKVEFLKSAIAGRVE; encoded by the coding sequence TTGATTACTCTTCTGATGTTTTTTGCCGGCGGCGCCCCGTCGGATGGCGGCGGCGGCAGTTGGCTGGCGACCTGGGGGATGCTGATCCCGCTTTTTCTTATCATGTATTTGCTTCTCATCAGACCCCAGCGCAAGCGGCAAAAAGAGCACGATAAGTTGCTCAAAGAGTTGAAGAAAGGCGATCGGGTGGTAACCAACAGCGGAATGTTCGGCACCATTTTCGCCATCAACGATGAGAAAAGCATCGTAGTTCTGAAGCTGACCGATGAGGTCAAAGTCGAGTTTTTGAAATCCGCGATTGCGGGTCGAGTAGAGTGA
- the def gene encoding peptide deformylase, which produces MAARPIVLYGEPVLREKGKPVEKFDRETKDLVADMIATLKNAKGLGLAAPQVGAAVRIFIIDLSAIELTESVRVFINPQIIETSGEVLMEEGCLSFPGIYQKIVRPETVKIRATEPNGKEFTLRASGMLARAILHEYDHLEGKLFIDYFSPVSRALVRGKLRKMAATL; this is translated from the coding sequence GTGGCAGCAAGACCGATCGTTTTATACGGCGAACCGGTTCTGCGGGAAAAGGGCAAACCGGTCGAGAAATTTGACCGTGAGACAAAAGATTTGGTGGCCGATATGATCGCCACCCTGAAAAATGCCAAGGGGCTCGGTCTGGCCGCCCCCCAGGTGGGCGCAGCGGTCAGAATTTTCATCATTGACTTATCCGCCATTGAGTTGACCGAGTCGGTGAGGGTTTTTATCAACCCCCAGATAATTGAGACCTCGGGTGAGGTGCTGATGGAAGAGGGTTGCCTCTCTTTTCCGGGAATCTACCAGAAAATAGTTCGTCCGGAAACGGTGAAAATCAGGGCAACCGAACCAAACGGCAAAGAATTCACCTTGCGGGCATCGGGCATGTTGGCCCGAGCCATATTGCATGAATACGACCATCTCGAGGGAAAGCTATTTATTGACTATTTTTCGCCTGTCTCCCGTGCCCTTGTAAGAGGGAAACTCCGTAAGATGGCCGCGACGCTTTAA
- the fmt gene encoding methionyl-tRNA formyltransferase, with product MRVVFMGTPEFARRPLEYLYRNARHDIAAVVTGPDKPSGRGLKLIPTAVKAAAQKFEIPVYAPESLKDQPFLEKMKNIGADIFVVVAFRILPEALFTIPARGSINLHGSLLPKYRGAAPINWALINGETETGLTTFFLKKKVDTGDVIYQEKISIKPDEIFDELYTRLSEMAGPVIEKTLNLIETGNVVPIAQDNSLATPAPKLSPEDCQIDWGFPPENIVNFIRGLSSIPSAFTGFRGKKVKILRARKDEVEMTEKFEPGQIIKDKQRLLVAAASGAVEILELLPEGKSRITGGEFVRGYHPDNHEMLSARLKGELSQQ from the coding sequence ATGAGAGTTGTTTTTATGGGGACGCCGGAGTTTGCCCGGCGGCCGTTGGAGTATCTCTATAGGAATGCCCGCCATGATATCGCGGCGGTGGTGACCGGCCCGGATAAACCCTCCGGGCGCGGCCTTAAACTGATCCCTACCGCGGTCAAGGCGGCGGCCCAGAAATTCGAAATCCCCGTCTATGCACCGGAATCGCTGAAAGACCAGCCTTTTCTGGAAAAGATGAAGAATATCGGGGCCGATATTTTTGTCGTGGTTGCTTTCCGGATTCTGCCGGAGGCCCTCTTCACCATCCCGGCGCGTGGCTCGATCAATCTTCACGGTTCGCTTCTGCCCAAATACCGGGGAGCCGCCCCGATAAACTGGGCCCTGATCAACGGCGAGACCGAAACCGGCCTGACCACCTTCTTCCTGAAGAAGAAGGTCGATACCGGTGATGTTATCTATCAGGAAAAGATATCTATCAAGCCCGACGAGATATTCGACGAGCTTTACACGCGCCTTTCGGAGATGGCCGGGCCGGTTATCGAGAAGACGCTCAATCTTATTGAGACGGGAAATGTGGTACCGATCGCACAGGATAATTCCCTGGCCACCCCGGCGCCCAAGCTGTCGCCGGAAGATTGCCAGATCGATTGGGGTTTCCCGCCCGAGAATATAGTCAATTTCATTCGGGGGCTGTCCTCCATCCCGAGCGCTTTTACCGGATTTCGGGGAAAGAAAGTAAAAATTTTGAGAGCACGGAAAGACGAGGTCGAAATGACCGAAAAATTTGAACCGGGGCAGATAATCAAAGATAAACAGAGACTGCTGGTCGCCGCCGCATCGGGCGCTGTTGAAATACTGGAACTGCTCCCTGAGGGAAAATCCAGAATAACCGGCGGCGAATTTGTCCGGGGATACCATCCGGATAACCATGAAATGCTGAGCGCCAGACTGAAAGGGGAGCTTTCGCAACAATGA